A DNA window from Fragaria vesca subsp. vesca linkage group LG3, FraVesHawaii_1.0, whole genome shotgun sequence contains the following coding sequences:
- the LOC101313494 gene encoding uncharacterized protein LOC101313494, with protein sequence MSIDTIGPNQYVKDDDIIVSKQMKFELGFFSPGNSSYRYLGIWYANIPEKPVIWVANRDNPITDSSGVLTNRYGNLVLYAYKENLTIWSTEVSVQTTSSTSAQILDTGNLVLVQGNNEEFIWQSFDYPTDTMIPGMKLGLNRETGLDSFITSWKSEDDPGTGDYSYRLNLTGAPQFILYNRSSKYFRTAMWPWSPSPSTTPYAYDYNFVNNQDETSLIDSSDKSSEISRLVVNHNGILQHLTWNDVESRWKEMWAAPKFRCDPYGHCGAFSECSLDNIQSECSCLPGYEPSSSGNWSEGIWSDGCVSKQVEVSNKCGKNFVKVEHVKLPDASISALLDTQMGESECKRACQNNCSCVAYASLQIDGGGGCMAWYGELMDTLILAEQGRDFYVRADGTEAAENDRKPSFLRRRGMLAVLILPAVLALSVIMMAYWWLIKRKTEAIILRRTWGRQYSHFSTFNEPVVEHKVGETRRHPDLQLFYLSTIKAATDDFSLANKLGEGGFGSVYKGHLSNQQKIAVKRLSKSSRQGVEEFKNEVTLIAKLQHRNLVKLLGCCIEEEEKLLIYEYLPNKSLDFFLFDQTRRSALDWRNRFAIITGVARGILYLHEDSRLRIVHRDLKASNILLDADMKPKISDFGLARIFDGDQLQDVTRKIVGTYGYMSPEYAGYGKFSTKSDVFSFGVIVLEIISGKKNNASYEEDHSINLIGHVWDLWREHSILDIVDVVLESYNIDEVLRCLQIGLLCLEEDTTDRPTMSEVVLMLSGERALASPQRPAFIFKKTCHNSSGLLITERFSSTNDITVTDVLAKMVLKSLLLFLLFPFCKAIDTIGSNQYVKDGDTLISTEKKFELGFFSPGNSSYRYVGIWYAEIPENPVVWVANRDNPINDSSGVLTINRYGSLVMYAHNREDLVIWSTKALVQTTSSTTSARLLDTGNLVLFQGNNDGDVLWQSFDYPTDTMLPGMKLGLNRVVKLDSFLTSWKSQFDPGTGDFSYSLNPTGSPQFFMYNGSTPMWRSSPWPWQDASLTPNYVDIYTMVNNPNETYMIVTSDSTSGLSRLVVNYSGTLQQLTWNNADSRWEEIWVGPKYKCDRYGDCGTFSTCIPDNIQFECACLPGYQPRSLEHWNQRNGSDGCVSNKPVEVERSQCKNGEAFRKVDGVKLPDASISAWFDTNLSEKDCRSTCQKNCSCVAYSSVDYDGGVGCLIWYGDLMDTLLLSYGGRDLYIRGDTLESGTRKSRGFMRRRGMLPILILAVSISLLLIMFAYWWLLKRHTTKGMRTRGKCSLFSSYNESMVGNKLEETRRHSDLQIFDLSTVIAATEDFSHANKIGEGGFGSVYKGKLANEQKIAVKRLSRCSSQGIEEFKNEVMLIAKLQHRNLVKLLGCCIEQEEKLLIYEYLPNKSLDYFLFDQTRRSSLDWRTRFDIIIGVARGILYLHQDSRLRIIHRDLKPSNVLLDADMKPKISDFGMARIFNGDLLHDKTNRVVGTFGYMSPEYAVYGKFSTKSDVFSFGVILLEIVSGKKNNASYQEEHSLNLIGHVWDLWKEKRVLDIVDPELESYEIDEVLRCIQIGLLCLQEDVMDRPTMSEVVLMLSGERALASPQRPAFVFKFSIGDSLVAEGVYCSNNLTITNVIGR encoded by the exons ATGTCCATAGACACCATAGGACCAAACCAGTATGTCAAGGATGATGACATAATAGTTTCTAAACAAATGAAGTTTGAGCTAGGCTTCTTCAGCCCTGGCAACTCTAGTTATAGGTATCTTGGAATTTGGTATGCTAACATACCAGAAAAACCAGTGATATGGGTGGCAAACAGGGACAATCCGATTACTGATTCATCTGGTGTCCTCACAAACAGGTATGGAAACTTGGTTCTTTATGCTTATAAGGAAAACTTAACTATTTGGTCCACAGAGGTGTCAGTGCAAACTACAAGTAGTACTTCAGCTCAAATTCTAGATACAGGAAACTTGGTTTTGGTCCAGGGTAACAATGAAGAATTTATATGGCAAAGCTTTGATTATCCAACGGATACTATGATTCCAGGAATGAAACTTGGGTTGAATCGTGAGACCGGTCTGGACAGCTTCATAACATCCTGGAAGTCAGAAGATGACCCTGGAACTGGGGACTATTCATACAGGCTCAACCTTACTGGCGCCCCACAATTCATTCTGTATAATCGTTCAAGTAAGTATTTTCGAACGGCTATGTGGCCATGGAGTCCATCACCAAGTACAACACCTTATGCATATGACTACAATTTTGTTAATAATCAAGATGAGACATCTTTGATTGATTCTTCTGATAAATCCTCCGAAATTTCAAGACTTGTGGTGAACCATAATGGCATACTTCAGCACCTAACATGGAATGATGTTGAGAGTCGATGGAAGGAAATGTGGGCGGCGCCAAAATTCAGGTGTGATCCGTATGGACATTGTGGCGCCTTCAGTGAATGTAGTCTTGACAATATACAATCCGAATGTTCATGTTTGCCAGGGTATGAACCAAGTTCTTCAGGAAATTGGTCAGAAGGGATTTGGTCAGATGGGTGTGTGAGTAAGCAGGTAGAAGTATCTAATAAGTGTGGAAAGAATTTTGTGAAGGTGGAACATGTGAAGCTTCCAGATGCATCAATATCAGCTTTGCTGGACACACAGATGGGTGAAAGTGAGTGCAAGAGAGCATGCCAGAACAATTGTTCATGCGTCGCATACGCAAGTCTACAAATTGATGGAGGTGGTGGTTGCATGGCATGGTATGGGGAATTGATGGACACTTTAATATTGGCAGAGCAGGGACGAGATTTCTATGTTCGAGCAGATGGAACTGAGGCAG CTGAGAATGACAGAAAACCAAGTTTCCTCAGAAGGAGGGGAATGCTGGCTGTTCTAATTTTACCTGCTGTGCTGGCACTTTCTGTCATCATGATGGCCTACTGGTGGCTTATCAAGAGAAAGACTGAAG CCATTATATTGAGAAGGACATGGGGGAGACAATACTCTCATTTTAGTACTTTCAATGAGCCTGTGGTGGAACACAAAGTAGGGGAAACTCGTAGACACCCAGATTTGCAACTTTTCTATCTCAGCACAATAAAAGCTGCAACAGATGACTTCTCTCTGGCTAATAAACTAGGAGAAGGTGGTTTTGGCTCTGTTTATAAG GGCCACTTATCCAACCAACAGAAGATTGCTGTGAAAAGATTGTCCAAGAGTTCAAGACAAGGAGTTGAAGAATTTAAAAACGAAGTTACACTCATTGCAAAACTTCAACACAGGAATCTTGTGAAGCTATTAGGATGTTGTATAGAGGAAGAAGAGAAGTTGTTAATCTATGAATACTTGCCAAACAAAAGTTTGGACTTCTTTCTTTTTG ATCAAACTCGTAGGTCTGCCTTGGATTGGAGAAATCGATTTGCAATAATCACTGGAGTTGCTCGTGGGATTTTGTATCTCCATGAAGACTCAAGGTTGAGAATTGTCCACAGGGATCTGAAAGCTAGCAATATTTTGCTTGATGCTGACATGAAGCCGAAAATTTCAGATTTCGGCTTGGCTAGAATATTTGATGGCGACCAACTACAGGATGTGACACGAAAAATTGTAGGGACATA TGGTTATATGTCACCAGAGTATGCAGGGTATGGAAAATTTTCCACAAAATCAGATGTGTTTAGCTTTGGGGTTATAGTGTTGGAGATTATAAGTGGCAAGAAAAACAATGCTTCTTATGAGGAGGACCATTCCATCAATTTGATAGGTCAT GTATGGGACTTATGGAGAGAACACAGTATCCTAGACATTGTGGATGTCGTACTGGAGTCATATAACATTGATGAAGTGCTGAGATGCCTTCAAATTGGTCTCTTATGTCTGGAAGAAGATACAACAGATAGGCCAACTATGTCCGAAGTTGTCCTCATGTTGAGTGGTGAAAGAGCTCTTGCATCCCCTCAAAGACCAGCATTCATCTTCAAAAAAACTTGCCACAATAGTTCCGGTTTACTAATAACAGAAAGATTTTCTTCCACTAATGATATAACAGTTACTGATGTT TTAGCCAAAATGGTGCTGAAGAGTTTGCTACTATTCCTCCTCTTCCCATTTTGCAAAGCTATAGACACCATAGGATCAAATCAGTATGTCAAGGATGGGGACACCCTAATATCTACAGAAAAGAAGTTTGAGTTAGGCTTCTTCAGCCCTGGCAACTCCAGTTACCGGTATGTTGGAATATGGTATGCTGAAATACCTGAAAACCCGGTAGTATGGGTGGCAAACAGAGACAATCCCATCAACGATTCTTCTGGTGTCCTCACAATAAATAGGTATGGAAGTTTGGTTATGTATGCTCACAATAGGGAAGACTTGGTTATATGGTCTACAAAGGCGTTAGTCCAAACCACAAGTAGCACTACTTCAGCTAGGCTTTTGGATACAGGTAACTTGGTTTTGTTCCAGGGTAACAATGATGGAGATGTCTTATGGCAAAGTTTTGATTATCCTACAGATACTATGCTTCCGGGAATGAAACTTGGTTTAAACCGTGTGGTCAAGCTGGACAGCTTTTTAACATCCTGGAAGTCACAATTCGACCCTGGAACTGGGGATTTTTCATATAGCCTCAACCCTACTGGCTCCCCACAATTTTTTATGTACAATGGTTCAACTCCAATGTGGAGAAGTTCTCCGTGGCCATGGCAAGATGCTTCATTAACTCCAAATTATGTAGATATCTACACTATGGTTAATAATCCTAATGAGACATACATGATCGTCACTTCTGATAGCACATCTGGTCTTTCAAGGCTTGTGGTAAACTATTCCGGGACACTCCAGCAATTAACTTGGAATAATGCTGACAGTCGATGGGAGGAAATCTGGGTTGGACCGAAGTACAAATGTGACCGATATGGAGATTGTGGTACTTTTAGTACATGTATTCCTGACAATATTCAATTTGAGTGTGCATGTTTACCAGGGTATCAACCAAGGTCTTTGGAGCATTGGAATCAGAGAAATGGATCGGATGGATGTGTGAGTAATAAACCAGTAGAAGTAGAACGATCACAATGTAAGAATGGAGAAGCATTTAGGAAGGTGGATGGTGTGAAGCTTCCTGATGCATCAATATCAGCTTGGTTTGACACAAATTTGAGTGAAAAGGACTGCAGAAGTACATGCCAAAAGAACTGTTCATGTGTTGCATATTCAAGTGTAGATTATGATGGAGGAGTTGGTTGCTTGATATGGTATGGTGATCTGATGGACACCTTACTGTTATCATATGGGGGACGTGACTTATACATTCGAGGGGATACACTTGAATCAGGTACTA GAAAATCAAGAGGTTTCATGAGAAGGAGGGGAATGCTTCCTATTCTAATTTTGGCTGTTTCAATTTCACTGCTTCTCATTATGTTTGCCTATTGGTGGCTTTTAAAAAGGCATACGACGAAAGGTATGAGAA CCAGGGGAAAGTGCTCTCTTTTTAGTTCTTACAATGAGTCTATGGTGGGGAATAAACTAGAAGAAACTAGGAGACATTCAGATTTGCAAATATTTGATCTGAGCACAGTAATAGCTGCAACAGAAGACTTCTCCCATGCTAACAAAATCGGAGAAGGTGGTTTTGGCTCCGTTTATAAG GGCAAGTTGGCCAATGAACAGAAAATTGCTGTGAAAAGATTGTCCAGGTGTTCAAGTCAAGGGATTGAAGAATTCAAAAATGAAGTTATGCTCATTGCGAAACTTCAACACAGGAATCTTGTGAAACTGTTAGGCTGTTGTATAGAACAAGAAGAAAAGTTGTTGATCTATGAGTACTTGCCGAACAAGAGTTTAGACTACTTTCTTTTTG ATCAAACTAGAAGATCTTCTTTGGATTGGAGAACTCGGTTTGACATAATCATTGGAGTTGCTCGTGGGATACTATACCTCCATCAAGACTCGAGGCTAAGAATTATCCACAGAGACCTAAAACCTAGCAATGTTCTTCTAGATGCTGACATGAAGCCAAAAATTTCAGATTTTGGCATGGCCAGAATATTTAATGGGGACCTACTACATGATAAGACTAACAGAGTTGTTGGGACATT TGGATATATGTCACCAGAATATGCAGTGTATGGAAAGTTTTCAACAAAATCAGATGTGTTTAGTTTCGGGGTCATTTTGTTGGAGATTGTAAGTGGGAAGAAGAACAATGCCTCTTATCAGGAAGAGCATTCCCTCAATTTGATAGGACAT GTTTGGGACCTATGGAAAGAAAAGCGAGTCTTAGACATTGTGGATCCTGAATTAGAGTCGTATGAAATTGATGAAGTCCTTAGATGCATCCAAATCGGTCTCTTATGCCTGCAAGAAGATGTCATGGATCGGCCAACTATGTCTGAAGTTGTTCTCATGTTGAGTGGTGAAAGAGCTCTCGCATCCCCTCAACGGCCAGCGTTCGTCTTCAAGTTCAGCATTGGTGATTCATTAGTAGCAGAGGGAGTTTATTGTTCTAATAATCTGACAATCACTAATGTCATAGGTCGATAA
- the LOC101313198 gene encoding uncharacterized protein LOC101313198, translating to MRDLAKHHCFPTILLLLTLLSFFSTAVSKDTLSATESFVTGQTLVSAGEVFELGFFELGRPSRWYLGIWYKKIEQRTVVWVANRDNPLPNNSSSLKIGYAGNLSLLDDSGNVFWSSNNSQVVGVSKNPILQLLDSGNLVLKEATEINPSKFLWQSFDHPTDTLLPEMKLGWNLKTGLDRYISSWKSLDDPSTGDYTFKLDYHGFPEVFLRQKYTIQYRSGPWNGLRFSGVPEMNSANNGIGFKFVVNEEEVYYSFSEQGDTTDPALNSRLIVDQSGKLLRLTWIESRKIWNQFWYAPKDQCDYYSECGPYGVCDANASPVCQCMKGFRPKNPSAWSLRDGSDGCERETELECGRADKFRKVKNVKLPESGGAVVEMEMSLEECKAKCLGNCSCSGFSSARIQNGGSGCVMWFGKLIDMRSYADGGQEFYLRLAASELDGDGKTKKIIMIVGIAVGIAVLLSAGLIIICFKRRNSGSTLTRRESKGPLERSQDFLLNSVVVSTKEHYSGDRSNDDLELPLFDVSSVAVATNNFSDENKLGQGGFGCVYKGLVEGHFIAVKRLSKNSGQGTEEFKNEVKLIARLQHRNLVRLLGCCVDVDEKMLIYEYMENKSLDSFLFDKAKRYLLDWKKRFNIICGIARGLLYLHQDSRFRIIHRDLKASNILLDGELDPKISDFGMARIFGQDQTEANTKKVVGTYGYMSPEYAMDGLFSIKSDVFSFGVLVLEIVWELWNEGRALDIIDSSVGNSFSETEVMRCIQVGLLCVQERAEDRPTMSSVVLMLSSETASLPQPKNPGFCLGRKETESSSSKQDESCTVNQVTITVLNPRQLLHRFEAEMGYPLLLAFCYILLSSNSLISVAVDTLMPNQVLTNEQTLVSSSQSFELGFFTPGSSNNSFLGIWYKNILPLTAVWVANRNVPILPGSSSASVSLSSSGFWISTNESLNLWSVNVSVALNSPMLQLLDDGNLILRNESGADDAEGLVIWQSFDYITDTLLPGMKLGWNLVTGLNRNMTSWSSSSDPSTGEFTFSVDRHDEAPQLVVWKGSEKLNRWGPWDGVRFSGSEELQSNPVWTPIFNISSEEVYYTFEVVDKSTLTRFVMNQDGSAEYFTYRASNNQWGGVVTLKQSSCDVYGTCGPYGSCDSKGPSCECLKGFDPKSPQEWQMFTWTGGCVRNWDLDCKNGDGFVRYEGLKLPDNSFLFANRSLSLKDCEGECLKNCSCMAYTRFDIHARGGDCVMWFDELVDMRNYPDVGEEIYIRMARKEIESIADDKKKKRVKMVVTIVMSSLGGMLIFGFIICIVRIRKTKRRLRRAETRENPYQVHMEEMQEEDLALSILDFDTISAATDRFSIANKIGEGGFGTVYKGVLPSGQEIAVKRLSVHSGQGLQEFKNEVALIAKLQHRNLVKLLGCCIQREEKMLIYEYLPNKSLDQFLFDRTRSEVLTWRKRFDIVMGIARGLLYLHQDSRLRIIHRDLKASNILLDSEMKSKISDFGTARIFGGEQTEEMTRRVIGTYGYMSPEYAMGGHFSVKSDVFSFGVLVLEIISGRKNSGFHHPEHDLNLLGYAWNLWNEGNPLQLLDAQIEKSSSVNEVTRCIQVALLSVQQRVDDRPTMSTVLLMLSNENYLMPQPKEPGFITGLLSMGDTSSTGKNLHTVNDVTVTILDGR from the exons ATGAGAGATTTAGCAAAGCACCATTGCTTTCCCACCATTCTTCTTCTCCTCACTTTACTCTCTTTCTTCTCCACTGCCGTATCCAAAGACACCTTGTCTGCAACTGAGTCGTTCGTTACAGGCCAGACCCTCGTCTCCGCCGGCGAGGTTTTCGAATTGGGTTTCTTCGAGCTAGGCAGACCCTCAAGATGGTACTTGGGCATATGGTACAAGAAAATCGAACAAAGAACCGTTGTTTGGGTTGCCAACAGAGACAACCCTCTCCCAAACAACTCATCCAGTCTCAAAATCGGTTACGCTGGAAACCTTTCTCTTCTTGATGACTCCGGAAACGTTTTTTGGTCAAGCAACAACTCACAGGTTGTTGGCGTCTCTAAAAATCCAATCCTGCAGCTCTTGGATTCCGGCAACTTAGTCCTCAAAGAAGCGACCGAAATTAACCCTAGCAAGTTTCTATGGCAGAGCTTCGACCATCCCACAGACACTTTATTACCGGAGATGAAGCTCGGATGGAACTTGAAGACCGGACTAGACAGGTACATATCCTCATGGAAAAGTCTAGATGACCCTTCTACAGGAGACTACACCTTCAAGCTCGACTACCACGGTTTCCCGGAGGTCTTCCTCCGGCAGAAATACACCATACAGTACCGGAGCGGACCCTGGAACGGTCTGAGATTCAGCGGCGTTCCGGAGATGAACTCCGCTAATAATGGTATTGGATTCAAATTCGTTGTAAATGAAGAAGAAGTGTACTACTCGTTTTCGGAACAAGGTGACACAACTGATCCGGCTCTGAATTCTCGGCTGATCGTAGATCAGTCCGGCAAGCTCTTAAGGTTGACGTGGATCGAGAGTCGTAAGATCTGGAACCAGTTCTGGTACGCTCCAAAAGACCAATGCGACTATTACAGTGAGTGCGGACCCTACGGTGTCTGCGACGCCAACGCTTCGCCGGTGTGTCAGTGCATGAAAGGGTTCCGACCTAAGAACCCTTCGGCGTGGAGCCTGAGAGATGGTTCCGACGGGTGTGAGAGGGAGACGGAGCTCGAGTGTGGGAGGGCGGACAAGTTTAGGAAGGTGAAGAATGTGAAGCTGCCGGAGAGCGGCGGAGCGGTGGTGGAGATGGAGATGAGTTTGGAAGAGTGTAAGGCCAAGTGTTTAGGGAACTGCTCGTGTAGTGGGTTTTCGAGTGCGAGGATTCAGAATGGAGGGAGTGGATGTGTCATGTGGTTTGGGAAGTTGATTGATATGAGGAGTTATGCCGACGGCGGGCAAGAGTTTTATCTCCGGTTGGCAGCTTCTGAACTAG ATGGTGATGGGAAAACAAAGAAAATAATTATGATCGTAGGCATTGCGGTTGGTATTGCCGTTCTGCTATCAGCTGGTCTTATTATTATCTGTTTCAAGCGGAGGAATTCGGGTAGCACTCTAACAAGGAGAGAATCGAAAG GTCCTCTTGAAAGAAGCCAGGATTTTCTGCTAAATAGTGTGGTAGTGTCAACTAAGGAGCACTACTCTGGTGACAGGAGCAATGATGACTTAGAATTGCCATTGTTTGATGTTAGCTCTGTTGCAGTGGCTACCAATAATTTTTCTGATGAAAATAAACTAGGACAAGGCGGTTTTGGTTGTGTTTACAAG GGGTTGGTTGAAGGTCATTTTATAGCTGTGAAGAGACTTTCAAAGAACTCCGGACAGGGAACCGAAGAATTCAAAAATGAAGTGAAGTTGATTGCAAGGCTTCAACACAGAAATCTTGTTCGACTGCTTGGTTGCTGTGTTGATGTAGATGAAAAGATGCTGATTTACGAATATATGGAAAACAAAAGCCTTGATTCTTTTCTATTCG ATAAAGCGAAAAGGTATTTGCTGGATTGGAAAAAACGTTTCAACATCATATGTGGGATTGCGAGAGGGCTGCTTTATCTCCACCAGGATTCGAGATTCAGAATCATCCATAGGGATCTCAAGGCAAGCAACATTCTACTTGATGGAGAATTGGACCCCAAGATATCGGACTTTGGAATGGCAAGAATATTTGGTCAGGATCAGACAGAAGCTAATACAAAAAAAGTAGTAGGAACATA TGGCTATATGTCTCCGGAATATGCAATGGATGGTCTCTTCTCAATAAAGTCGGATGTATTTAGTTTTGGTGTTCTAGTGTTGGAGATT GTTTGGGAATTATGGAATGAAGGTCGTGCACTGGACATAATAGATTCATCAGTAGGAAATTCATTTTCGGAAACTGAGGTGATGAGATGCATTCAGGTTGGGCTATTATGCGTCCAAGAGCGTGCAGAAGATAGGCCTACAATGTCCTCTGTGGTTTTAATGTTAAGTAGTGAAACTGCTTCACTGCCGCAGCCTAAAAACCCCGGTTTTTGCCTAGGAAGGAAAGAAACAGAATCATCCTCAAGCAAGCAAGATGAGTCATGCACTGTAAACCAAGTAACTATCACAGTATTAAATCCTAG ACAGTTGCTTCATAGATTTGAAGCCGAAATGGGATACCCTCTTTTGCTAGCTTTCTGTTACATTTTGCTGTCTTCAAACTCACTAATTTCAGTTGCAGTAGATACTTTGATGCCAAACCAGGTTTTAACAAATGAACAGACTTTGGTGTCTTCAAGCCAAAGTTTTGAGCTTGGGTTCTTCACTCCAGGAAGCTCAAATAACAGCTTCTTGGGTATTTGGTACAAGAATATTCTTCCTCTCACTGCAGTTTGGGTGGCTAATAGAAATGTCCCTATTCTTCCTGGTTCTTCTTCAGCAAGTGTATCTCTAAGCTCATCCGGGTTTTGGATTTCCACTAATGAGTCTTTGAATTTGTGGTCTGTGAATGTTTCTGTGGCCTTAAATAGTCCCATGTTGCAGCTCTTGGACGATGGAAATCTGATCTTGAGAAATGAAAGTGGTGCAGATGATGCAGAGGGGCTTGTCATTTGGCAGAGTTTTGATTACATAACAGATACTTTGTTGCCGGGAATGAAGCTTGGCTGGAATTTGGTCACAGGTTTAAACCGGAATATGACATCATGGTCTTCCTCTAGTGACCCCTCTACCGGAGAATTTACTTTTAGTGTGGACCGGCATGATGAAGCACCTCAGTTGGTGGTTTGGAAAGGGTCTGAGAAGCTAAATAGATGGGGGCCTTGGGATGGAGTCAGATTCAGTGGTAGCGAGGAGCTTCAGAGCAATCCGGTATGGACTCCAATTTTCAATATAAGCAGTGAAGAGGTCTATTACACATTTGAAGTTGTAGACAAATCTACTCTAACAAGGTTTGTGATGAATCAAGATGGCTCGGCTGAATATTTTACTTATAGAGCAAGTAACAATCAGTGGGGTGGTGTGGTGACACTAAAACAAAGCAGCTGTGATGTGTATGGGACTTGTGGTCCTTATGGAAGTTGTGACTCCAAAGGTCCTAGTTGTGAGTGTTTGAAAGGATTTGATCCCAAGTCACCACAGGAATGGCAAATGTTCACTTGGACTGGAGGCTGTGTGCGAAATTGGGACTTGGATTGTAAAAATGGGGATGGCTTTGTTAGGTACGAGGGATTAAAGTTGCCAGATAATTCCTTCCTGTTTGCAAACAGAAGTTTGAGCCTCAAGGACTGTGAGGGAGAGTGTTTGAAGAACTGTTCTTGTATGGCTTATACTAGGTTTGATATTCATGCAAGAGGGGGAGACTGTGTTATGTGGTTTGATGAACTGGTTGATATGAGAAACTATCCGGATGTAGGGGAAGAGATTTATATTCGAATGGCAAGAAAAGAAATAG AGTCCATTGCTGATGATAAGAAGAAAAAGAGAGTGAAAATGGTTGTCACCATTGTTATGTCATCACTTGGTGGGATGCTTATTTTTGGTTTCATTATCTGCATCGTTCGGATTAGGAAGACAAAGAGGAGACTCAGGAGAG CTGAAACCAGAGAGAATCCGTATCAAGTACACATGGAAGAAATGCAGGAAGAGGACCTCGCGTTATCTATCTTGGATTTTGATACTATTTCAGCTGCTACTGACAGATTCTCTATAGCAAACAAAATTGGAGAGGGTGGATTTGGTACTGTATATAAG GGTGTATTACCTTCTGGGCAAGAAATTGCAGTGAAAAGACTGTCAGTGCATTCTGGACAGGGCCTCCAAGAATTCAAGAATGAGGTTGCCTTGATTGCCAAGCTTCAACACCGGAATCTTGTGAAGCTCTTGGGATGCTGCATACAAAGAGAAGAAAAGATGCTAATTTATGAGTACCTTCCCAACAAGAGCTTGGACCAATTCCTATTTG ATAGAACAAGAAGTGAAGTACTGACTTGGAGGAAACGTTTTGACATTGTTATGGGAATTGCGCGAGGACTACTTTATCTTCATCAGGATTCCAGGCTGAGAATCATCCATAGGGATCTCAAAGCAAGCAACATCTTACTAGACAGTGAGATGAAGTCTAAAATTTCTGACTTTGGAACAGCAAGAATTTTTGGGGGAGAACAGACAGAAGAAATGACCAGGAGAGTGATTGGAACATA TGGTTATATGTCTCCGGAATATGCTATGGGTGGACACTTCTCTGTAAAATCAGATGTATTCAGCTTTGGTGTGTTGGTCTTGGAGATAATAAGTGGCAGAAAGAATTCAGGATTTCATCACCCTGAGCATGATCTCAATCTTCTAGGATAT GCATGGAATCTGTGGAATGAAGGAAATCCATTGCAACTGCTGGATGCTCAGATAGAGAAATCTTCTTCTGTTAATGAAGTGACAAGATGTATTCAAGTAGCCCTTCTGTCTGTGCAGCAAAGGGTGGATGATAGACCAACTATGTCAACTGTGTTATTAATGTTGTCTAATGAGAATTATTTGATGCCCCAACCGAAAGAACCTGGTTTTATTACTGGACTTCTTTCCATGGGGGATACATCATCAACCGGAAAGAATCTTCATACTGTTAATGATGTAACTGTAACAATTCTAGATGGACGGTAA